From a region of the Bradyrhizobium sp. KBS0727 genome:
- the dctP gene encoding TRAP transporter substrate-binding protein DctP, whose amino-acid sequence MITRRHILASALAAPAILRLGTGTAHAATTLKISHQFPGGSIDKGDFRDRLCRMFAQEVTKRSGGEIVGEIYPNSSLIKTNAQFSAMRKGALDISLYPMPYAGGELPETNIGLMPGLVATYDQGMRWKKEPVGKALTDFLADKGIILLSWVWQAGGVASRSRPIVAPEDAKGLKVRGGSREMDMVLQTAGAAVLSVPSNEIYAAMQTGACDAGITSSTSLISFRLEEVAKALTSGAGASYWFMLEPLMMSKAIFDKLPKNQQDILLAVGSEMEVFGRKGAQDDDVEVAKVYEKAGAKVSALDVATVGKWRDIARDTAWKDYSAKTATSATLLKLASDVSA is encoded by the coding sequence ATGATCACGCGCCGCCATATCCTCGCATCCGCGCTTGCCGCGCCCGCCATCCTGCGTCTCGGTACCGGTACCGCCCACGCCGCGACCACGCTGAAGATCTCGCACCAGTTTCCGGGCGGCAGCATCGACAAGGGCGATTTCCGCGACCGGCTGTGCCGGATGTTCGCCCAGGAAGTCACCAAGCGCAGCGGCGGCGAAATCGTCGGCGAGATCTATCCGAACTCCTCGCTGATCAAGACCAACGCGCAGTTCTCGGCGATGCGCAAGGGCGCGCTCGATATCAGCCTCTACCCGATGCCCTATGCCGGCGGCGAATTGCCGGAAACCAATATCGGCCTGATGCCCGGCCTGGTCGCGACCTACGATCAGGGCATGCGCTGGAAAAAGGAGCCGGTCGGCAAGGCGCTGACCGACTTCCTCGCCGACAAGGGTATCATCCTGCTCTCCTGGGTCTGGCAGGCCGGCGGTGTCGCCAGCCGCTCCCGCCCCATCGTGGCCCCCGAAGACGCCAAGGGACTGAAGGTCCGCGGCGGCTCGCGCGAAATGGACATGGTGCTGCAGACCGCGGGCGCCGCCGTGCTGTCGGTGCCGTCGAACGAAATCTATGCGGCGATGCAGACCGGCGCCTGCGACGCCGGCATCACCTCCTCCACCAGCCTGATCTCGTTCCGTCTCGAGGAGGTCGCGAAGGCGCTGACCTCTGGCGCCGGCGCCTCCTACTGGTTCATGCTGGAGCCGTTGATGATGTCGAAAGCGATATTCGACAAGCTGCCCAAGAACCAGCAGGACATCCTGTTGGCGGTCGGCAGCGAAATGGAAGTCTTCGGCCGCAAGGGCGCGCAGGACGACGACGTCGAAGTCGCCAAGGTCTACGAGAAGGCGGGCGCCAAGGTCTCCGCGCTCGACGTGGCGACCGTTGGCAAGTGGCGCGACATTGCGCGCGATACCGCCTGGAAGGATTATAGTGCTAAGACAGCGACCTCAGCGACCTTGCTGAAGCTCGCGAGCGACGTCTCCGCATGA
- a CDS encoding pentapeptide MXKDX repeat protein, which translates to MTTTTRIGLGLSAAVLSISLALAPAAFAQDKIGDGMKKDSMSKDSMSKDAMSKDGMKKDDGMKKDGMMKDGMKKDDGMKKN; encoded by the coding sequence ATGACGACCACGACCCGTATCGGCCTCGGCCTCTCTGCCGCTGTTCTCTCGATCAGCCTCGCGCTCGCGCCTGCCGCCTTCGCGCAGGACAAGATAGGCGACGGGATGAAGAAGGATTCCATGTCCAAGGATTCCATGTCGAAGGACGCGATGTCCAAGGACGGCATGAAGAAGGACGATGGAATGAAGAAGGATGGGATGATGAAGGACGGCATGAAAAAAGACGACGGCATGAAGAAGAACTAG
- a CDS encoding alpha/beta hydrolase fold domain-containing protein produces MADAQVAARASTANDATAQTVDVAVVGAGFAGLYILHRLRKAGFNAVALDEAGDVGGTWYWNRYPGARCDIQTIDYSYTFDPELERDWTWSEKYATQPEILRYLGFVADRYDLRRDIRFGTKVTSAKWDESSERWLLTTSNGAPVSCQSYIMATGCLSAPKPPEIDGVKDFKGEIYFTSRWPHQGVNLAGKRVAVIGTGSSGIQTIPMIAEQAAHLTVFQRTPNFALPAQNGPVPADRAALLQSDRATFREQARWSMAGVPLPPATEFSWQLSDAERRERFEKLWATGDLVGMLTQLWADQGVDVDGNTLLADLFREKIRAIVKDPETAEALSPFDHPFGAKRPCLDTNYYATFNRPNVTLVNLRKEPIKSITASSIATENRSFDIDVIVFATGFDAMTGAIKAIHPITGRGGKSLTDVWAHGPQTYLGLAVAGFPNLFLITGPGSPSVLSNMAVSIEQHADWVVDRLVAMREAGFTAIEPTETAQAGWARHMADCATLTLHRLANTWYTGANVPGKPQGVMPYTGGVGPYRSICGDVVNRGMLGFRLSGPNGTEQCNDGEIVRLQPDVRLVLNMLAEMNLPPIETLGAQGARDFVAEFNKSRPPGRPVGEIGNGAVQGADGPLPYRLYRPATPGPHPIVVYFHGGGWVLGDEQSDDPFCRDLCRRSGMIVVSVGYRHAPEHRFPAAAEDGYAATRWIAEHAADLGGIPGPVTVAGWSAGANIAAVTSQLARDRGGPAIAGQLLVCPVTDCTFDRPSYTENATGYFLTRGLMFWFWDIYCSPADRTDPRVSPLRGKLTGLPPAFVATCEFDPLRDEGIAYAEAMASAGVQVEQLQARGHFHSSLTMVDVVITGVSARVRMAEALRRFAGLPQTATDRAPPAASEAAE; encoded by the coding sequence ATGGCAGACGCACAGGTCGCAGCGCGTGCTTCCACGGCGAACGACGCTACGGCGCAAACGGTCGACGTCGCGGTCGTCGGCGCCGGCTTCGCCGGCCTCTATATCCTGCATCGCCTGCGCAAGGCTGGCTTCAACGCGGTAGCCCTGGACGAGGCCGGCGATGTCGGCGGCACCTGGTACTGGAACCGTTATCCCGGCGCGCGCTGCGACATCCAGACCATCGACTACAGCTACACGTTCGATCCGGAGCTCGAGCGCGACTGGACCTGGTCGGAGAAATACGCGACCCAGCCCGAGATCCTGCGCTACCTCGGTTTCGTTGCCGATCGCTACGATCTGCGGCGCGACATCCGTTTCGGCACCAAGGTCACATCGGCGAAATGGGACGAGAGCTCGGAACGTTGGCTGCTCACGACCAGTAACGGCGCGCCGGTCTCGTGCCAAAGCTACATCATGGCGACCGGTTGTCTCTCGGCGCCAAAACCGCCGGAGATCGATGGCGTCAAGGATTTCAAGGGCGAGATCTATTTCACCAGCCGTTGGCCGCATCAGGGCGTCAATCTCGCCGGCAAGCGCGTCGCGGTGATCGGCACCGGTTCGTCGGGAATCCAGACGATCCCGATGATCGCCGAACAGGCCGCGCACCTCACAGTGTTCCAGCGCACCCCGAACTTCGCCCTGCCCGCCCAAAATGGTCCGGTTCCAGCGGATCGCGCGGCGTTATTGCAGAGCGACCGCGCCACCTTCCGCGAGCAGGCCCGCTGGTCGATGGCCGGCGTGCCGTTGCCTCCGGCGACGGAATTCAGCTGGCAACTCAGCGACGCCGAGCGCCGCGAACGCTTCGAAAAACTGTGGGCCACCGGCGATCTCGTCGGCATGCTGACGCAGCTTTGGGCCGATCAGGGCGTCGACGTCGACGGCAATACCCTGCTCGCCGACCTGTTCCGCGAAAAAATTCGCGCGATCGTGAAGGATCCCGAGACGGCGGAGGCGCTGAGCCCGTTCGATCACCCGTTCGGGGCCAAACGCCCCTGCCTCGACACCAACTACTACGCCACCTTCAACCGCCCCAACGTGACGCTGGTGAACCTGCGCAAGGAGCCGATCAAATCGATCACGGCCTCCAGCATCGCCACCGAGAACCGCAGCTTCGACATCGACGTCATCGTGTTCGCGACCGGGTTCGACGCCATGACCGGCGCCATCAAGGCGATCCATCCGATCACGGGCCGCGGCGGCAAGTCGCTGACCGACGTCTGGGCGCACGGCCCGCAAACCTATCTCGGCCTCGCCGTCGCAGGCTTCCCCAACCTGTTCCTGATCACCGGTCCGGGCAGCCCGTCGGTGCTGTCGAACATGGCGGTCTCGATCGAGCAGCATGCGGACTGGGTGGTCGATCGCCTGGTGGCGATGCGCGAAGCCGGATTCACTGCGATCGAACCGACCGAAACGGCACAGGCGGGTTGGGCGAGGCACATGGCGGATTGCGCGACATTGACGCTGCACCGGCTCGCCAACACCTGGTACACCGGCGCCAACGTCCCCGGCAAACCACAGGGCGTAATGCCCTATACAGGTGGCGTCGGCCCCTATCGCAGCATCTGCGGGGACGTCGTCAATCGCGGCATGCTGGGCTTCAGGCTGAGCGGCCCCAACGGTACCGAACAATGCAACGACGGCGAGATCGTTCGCCTGCAGCCGGACGTGCGGCTGGTGCTGAACATGCTGGCGGAGATGAACCTGCCGCCGATCGAGACGCTCGGCGCGCAAGGCGCCCGCGACTTCGTCGCCGAGTTCAACAAGAGCCGGCCGCCGGGCCGGCCGGTCGGTGAGATCGGCAACGGCGCGGTGCAAGGGGCCGATGGTCCGCTGCCTTACCGTCTGTACCGGCCGGCAACGCCCGGCCCGCATCCGATCGTGGTCTATTTCCACGGCGGCGGCTGGGTGCTGGGTGACGAGCAATCCGACGATCCGTTCTGCCGCGACCTCTGCCGCCGCAGCGGGATGATCGTCGTCAGCGTCGGCTACCGCCATGCGCCCGAACACCGTTTTCCGGCGGCGGCGGAGGACGGCTATGCCGCGACCAGGTGGATCGCCGAGCATGCGGCTGATCTCGGCGGCATTCCCGGACCGGTCACCGTCGCGGGCTGGAGCGCGGGCGCCAACATCGCGGCCGTCACCAGCCAACTGGCCCGCGACCGTGGCGGCCCAGCGATCGCCGGCCAGCTTCTGGTATGCCCGGTCACCGATTGCACCTTCGACCGCCCGTCCTACACGGAAAATGCCACCGGCTATTTCCTGACGCGCGGGCTGATGTTCTGGTTCTGGGACATCTACTGCTCGCCCGCCGACCGCACCGATCCGCGGGTTTCGCCGTTGCGTGGCAAGCTGACTGGCCTGCCGCCGGCGTTCGTCGCGACCTGTGAGTTCGATCCGCTGCGTGACGAAGGCATCGCCTATGCCGAAGCGATGGCTTCCGCAGGCGTCCAGGTCGAGCAACTGCAGGCGCGCGGCCACTTCCACTCGTCGCTGACGATGGTCGACGTGGTCATCACCGGCGTCAGCGCGCGCGTGCGAATGGCCGAGGCGCTGCGCCGCTTCGCGGGGTTACCTCAAACCGCGACAGATCGTGCACCGCCCGCGGCAAGTGAGGCTGCCGAGTAG
- a CDS encoding hydroxymethylglutaryl-CoA lyase encodes MSDAVRIVEVGPRDGLQNEKTPVSVADRIAFIEALIGAGLREVEVGAFVSPKAIPQMVGSDAVLRGVSHHTDCELPVLVPNEKGYEASQAAGARLIAVFAAASESFSRANINCSIAESIERFKPVVARAKADGVRVRGYISTVLGCPYEGEIRPQAVVDVARVLWDLGCYEISLGDTIGVGTPLKARQLLRAVAGDVPMANLAMHFHDTYGQALANLYAGMEEGCRVLDSAAGGLGGCPYAPGATGNVATEDVVYMLEGMGIKTGVDMPKLLAAINVVSGLIGRPPVSRVASALNAKARAAK; translated from the coding sequence ATGAGCGACGCCGTCCGCATCGTCGAGGTCGGGCCGCGCGACGGCCTGCAGAACGAGAAGACTCCGGTCAGCGTTGCCGACCGCATTGCCTTCATCGAGGCGCTGATCGGTGCGGGGCTCCGGGAGGTCGAGGTCGGCGCGTTCGTGTCGCCCAAAGCCATCCCGCAGATGGTCGGTTCGGACGCCGTGCTGCGCGGCGTCAGCCATCATACCGATTGCGAACTGCCGGTGCTGGTGCCGAACGAGAAGGGCTACGAGGCCTCGCAGGCCGCGGGCGCCAGGCTGATCGCGGTGTTCGCCGCTGCGTCCGAGAGTTTTTCGCGCGCCAACATCAATTGTTCGATCGCTGAATCGATCGAACGCTTCAAGCCGGTGGTTGCCCGCGCCAAGGCCGATGGCGTGCGGGTGCGCGGTTATATCTCCACGGTGCTCGGCTGCCCCTATGAGGGCGAGATCAGGCCGCAGGCGGTCGTCGACGTCGCCAGGGTGCTGTGGGATCTCGGCTGCTACGAAATCTCGCTCGGCGACACCATCGGCGTCGGGACGCCTTTGAAGGCGCGACAATTGCTGCGCGCGGTGGCGGGCGATGTCCCGATGGCGAACCTCGCGATGCATTTCCACGACACCTACGGCCAGGCGCTGGCCAATCTCTATGCCGGGATGGAAGAAGGTTGCCGCGTGCTCGATTCTGCCGCCGGCGGCCTCGGCGGCTGTCCCTACGCCCCAGGTGCTACCGGCAATGTCGCGACCGAGGACGTGGTCTACATGCTCGAAGGCATGGGGATTAAAACCGGCGTCGACATGCCGAAGCTGCTCGCCGCGATCAACGTCGTGAGCGGGTTGATTGGCCGCCCGCCGGTCAGCCGCGTGGCCAGTGCGTTGAATGCGAAAGCGCGCGCGGCAAAGTAA
- a CDS encoding TRAP transporter large permease, whose product MSVLGIGLSYGFATLFAMFSGMPIAFALGAVAVVFMAIYMPAASLDTVTQNVYEEMASITLLSIPLFILKGAAIGKSRAGQDLYSALHAWLHRVPGGLGVANVFACALFAAMAGSSPATCSAIGSAGIPEMRKRGYSGGFAAGIIAAGGTLGILLPPSITMILFAVAAEKSLGRLFLAGIGPGLLLVTLFGIYAVFRFRKEYAAAHALYTATGTEAAILQHDDFTMAQRFSALPRVLPFVLLLTGVMIALYGGYATPSETAGLGGLLALVLIALIYSVWRPSDLAPILKSTIRESTMLMMIIGMSLLYSYVMSYLHISQSAAEAIVAMQLPRWELLAAILVMVVVLGFFLPPVSIILMTAPIILPPLRAANFDIIWFGIVMTIVMEMGLIHPPVGLNIFVIRNVAPDIPLSEVIWGTLPFVLLMMVAVLLLCFFPGISTALPDLVMGPDGGR is encoded by the coding sequence ATGAGCGTTCTCGGAATTGGCCTCAGTTACGGTTTTGCCACCCTGTTTGCGATGTTCTCGGGCATGCCGATCGCCTTCGCGCTCGGCGCCGTCGCGGTCGTCTTCATGGCGATCTACATGCCGGCGGCCTCGCTCGATACCGTGACGCAGAACGTCTACGAGGAAATGGCCTCGATCACGTTGCTGTCGATTCCGCTGTTCATCCTGAAAGGCGCCGCGATCGGCAAATCCCGCGCCGGTCAGGACCTCTATTCGGCGCTGCATGCCTGGCTGCATCGCGTCCCCGGCGGGCTCGGCGTCGCCAACGTGTTCGCCTGCGCGCTGTTTGCGGCGATGGCGGGCTCCTCGCCGGCCACGTGTTCGGCGATCGGATCGGCCGGCATTCCCGAGATGCGCAAGCGCGGCTATTCCGGCGGCTTCGCGGCCGGCATCATCGCCGCCGGCGGCACGCTGGGCATTCTGCTGCCGCCCTCGATCACCATGATCCTGTTTGCGGTCGCCGCGGAGAAATCGCTGGGCCGGCTGTTCCTCGCCGGCATCGGGCCGGGACTGCTGCTGGTGACATTGTTCGGCATCTACGCGGTATTCCGGTTCCGCAAGGAATATGCCGCCGCGCACGCGCTCTACACCGCGACCGGCACGGAAGCGGCGATCCTGCAGCACGACGACTTCACCATGGCGCAGCGCTTCAGCGCGCTGCCGCGGGTGCTGCCCTTCGTGCTGTTGCTCACCGGCGTGATGATCGCGCTCTATGGCGGCTACGCCACGCCGTCGGAAACCGCGGGCCTCGGCGGGCTATTGGCGCTGGTGCTGATCGCGTTGATCTACAGCGTGTGGCGGCCGAGCGACCTGGCGCCGATCCTGAAATCCACCATCCGCGAATCCACCATGCTGATGATGATCATCGGCATGTCGCTGCTCTATTCCTACGTGATGAGCTATCTGCACATCTCGCAATCGGCGGCGGAAGCGATCGTCGCCATGCAGCTGCCGCGCTGGGAATTGCTGGCGGCGATCCTGGTCATGGTGGTCGTGCTCGGCTTTTTCCTGCCGCCGGTGTCGATCATCCTGATGACCGCACCGATCATCCTGCCGCCGCTGCGCGCCGCCAATTTCGACATCATCTGGTTCGGCATCGTGATGACCATCGTGATGGAGATGGGGCTGATCCATCCCCCGGTCGGGCTCAACATCTTCGTCATCCGCAACGTCGCTCCCGATATTCCGCTCAGCGAAGTGATCTGGGGCACGCTGCCGTTCGTGCTCTTGATGATGGTCGCGGTGCTGCTGCTGTGCTTCTTCCCGGGCATCTCGACCGCCCTGCCCGATCTCGTGATGGGCCCGGACGGGGGTAGGTGA
- a CDS encoding TRAP transporter small permease, with translation MMHGPLPDQKDLPGAATSNPLVAALGRALALCNNVIVFVAALALIAACAILSYSVLGRALFHSANYWQDEAAVFLLVGATFMTAAYVQGQRGHIGIEAFIGLMSARANRIRLWLVDVASLLFCSFFAWKSWTLAHEAWVDGQVSNSMWSPPLAIPYALMALGMTLLCLQLLLQIIIPLVGTSR, from the coding sequence ATGATGCATGGTCCGCTTCCGGATCAAAAAGACCTTCCCGGCGCCGCCACCAGCAACCCGCTCGTGGCGGCGCTCGGACGGGCGCTGGCGCTTTGCAACAACGTCATCGTCTTCGTTGCTGCGCTGGCGCTGATCGCGGCCTGCGCGATCCTCAGCTACAGCGTGCTCGGCCGCGCCTTGTTCCACAGCGCCAATTACTGGCAGGACGAGGCGGCGGTGTTCCTCCTGGTCGGCGCCACCTTCATGACCGCGGCCTATGTGCAAGGCCAGCGCGGCCATATCGGCATCGAGGCCTTTATCGGCCTGATGTCAGCGCGTGCCAACCGGATCCGACTTTGGTTGGTCGATGTCGCAAGCCTGCTGTTCTGCAGCTTCTTCGCCTGGAAATCCTGGACGCTGGCGCATGAGGCCTGGGTCGACGGCCAGGTATCGAACTCAATGTGGTCGCCGCCGCTGGCGATACCCTACGCGCTGATGGCGCTGGGCATGACCTTGCTTTGCCTGCAGCTCCTGCTGCAGATCATTATTCCTTTGGTGGGTACTTCGCGCTGA
- a CDS encoding DUF6481 family protein, with translation MSGFKEPSFADRQKAALRAKQDILNKFKAQPGPDDPEVKRRQAEREAQAAARAKAKEIREAAKAEQKAREAAAAAEEAARLAREKEEEAARQAALEAEQKAKRDARYAARKGGKGKKK, from the coding sequence ATGAGTGGATTCAAGGAACCGAGCTTCGCCGACCGCCAGAAGGCCGCGCTGCGGGCCAAGCAGGACATCCTGAACAAGTTCAAGGCCCAGCCGGGACCTGACGATCCCGAGGTGAAGCGCCGCCAGGCCGAGCGCGAGGCCCAGGCCGCCGCCCGCGCCAAGGCCAAGGAGATCCGTGAGGCCGCCAAGGCCGAACAGAAGGCGCGGGAGGCCGCGGCCGCCGCCGAGGAAGCCGCCCGGCTTGCGCGCGAAAAGGAAGAGGAAGCCGCTCGCCAGGCGGCCCTGGAGGCCGAACAGAAGGCCAAGCGCGACGCCCGTTACGCCGCGCGCAAGGGCGGCAAGGGCAAGAAGAAGTAA